The following are from one region of the Pseudodesulfovibrio piezophilus C1TLV30 genome:
- a CDS encoding DMT family transporter yields MDFRGFLYVVCAAFMWGSTGIFAKELLAEGIAPLEIAFWRAMLGWVLFAVHAFLRKQVSVRRNDLPVICGFGIICITLFYGSYQIAIRDIGMAMAAVLLYTAPAWVALMSWLLLKEEMTPVKMLSVLITIIGVGCICLGPTIVSATTMPLNTFGLSMGLISGFTYALYYIFGKKFFHKYPTPTIFLYALPIGSAMLFPFIEFQHKTPYAWGLLVGLAVVTAYGAFSAYYAGLKRLEATYASVIATFEPVVAAVFAYLLFDEHFSLSGYAGSCLIIAAVFLVVMSGSKTSHTAGVEV; encoded by the coding sequence ATGGACTTCCGTGGTTTTCTCTATGTCGTCTGTGCTGCCTTTATGTGGGGAAGCACCGGAATATTTGCCAAAGAACTCTTGGCAGAAGGCATTGCTCCTTTGGAAATAGCTTTTTGGCGAGCAATGTTAGGATGGGTTCTCTTCGCAGTTCATGCTTTCCTTCGGAAACAAGTCTCAGTCAGGCGAAATGATCTCCCCGTCATATGTGGATTTGGTATAATCTGTATTACGCTCTTCTACGGTTCATATCAAATTGCCATTCGTGATATCGGCATGGCAATGGCTGCAGTACTCTTGTATACAGCGCCTGCATGGGTAGCGTTGATGTCCTGGCTTCTCCTCAAAGAAGAAATGACACCAGTAAAAATGCTCAGTGTCCTCATAACCATTATTGGAGTTGGGTGCATCTGCCTCGGTCCCACAATAGTAAGCGCAACAACCATGCCATTGAACACATTTGGTCTGAGTATGGGCCTCATCTCAGGGTTCACTTATGCACTCTACTATATTTTCGGGAAAAAATTTTTCCACAAGTATCCTACCCCGACAATTTTTCTTTACGCTTTACCCATCGGTTCAGCCATGTTGTTTCCATTCATCGAGTTCCAACACAAAACACCTTATGCTTGGGGACTTCTTGTTGGTTTGGCCGTGGTAACAGCTTACGGCGCTTTTAGCGCATACTATGCAGGACTGAAACGACTTGAAGCCACGTATGCTTCTGTCATCGCAACCTTTGAACCTGTTGTAGCCGCAGTTTTTGCCTACCTCCTTTTTGATGAACACTTTTCTCTGTCAGGATATGCTGGCAGTTGCCTGATCATCGCAGCCGTTTTTCTGGTTGTTATGTCTGGTTCCAAAACAAGCCACACAGCCGGTGTCGAGGTATAG
- a CDS encoding pseudouridine synthase: MENKDIYIVPDELEGVRLDKLLAEIVPDAGLRLRRRLCNEGTVLAGERIRKPGYKVKGGQEIVLLSKDRQMSQNQFGVRVVKKAGLFAAVFKPGGIHSADIAGKDSLSIESLLPDLLDGESPILLNRLDFLTSGLLLVAMSNEGASLYRELESSGKIKKFYQAKVHGRLDGVFTIKTTLDADNRKKTRTLGEDSIDERRWTAVDVLSHDHEKDTTVVRCLINKGARHQIRVHLASLGHPILGDPLYGNGGDGKLLSLCHYRVELPGFSASIDAPWQ; this comes from the coding sequence ATGGAAAATAAGGATATATATATTGTACCGGATGAGCTGGAGGGTGTGCGTCTTGATAAACTCCTGGCAGAAATTGTTCCTGATGCAGGGTTGCGTTTACGGCGTCGCCTTTGCAACGAAGGGACTGTCTTGGCAGGAGAGAGAATTAGAAAACCGGGGTATAAGGTGAAGGGCGGACAAGAGATTGTCCTGCTCTCAAAGGATAGGCAAATGTCGCAGAATCAATTTGGCGTGCGTGTTGTCAAAAAAGCTGGTCTGTTTGCTGCTGTTTTCAAACCTGGGGGTATCCATTCGGCCGATATTGCCGGAAAAGACTCTCTAAGTATTGAATCTTTATTACCTGATCTTTTGGATGGGGAATCACCAATCTTGCTCAATCGTTTGGATTTCTTAACGTCCGGGTTGCTTCTCGTTGCAATGAGTAATGAAGGGGCAAGTTTGTATCGAGAGCTTGAGTCATCGGGAAAAATTAAGAAATTTTATCAGGCCAAAGTACACGGGCGTTTAGATGGAGTTTTTACGATCAAAACTACGCTTGATGCTGATAATCGAAAAAAGACACGGACGCTTGGCGAAGATTCAATAGACGAGAGGCGTTGGACGGCTGTAGACGTCCTTTCTCATGATCATGAGAAAGATACGACTGTTGTCAGGTGTTTGATTAATAAAGGAGCGCGGCACCAGATTCGTGTTCACTTGGCATCTCTAGGGCATCCCATTCTCGGAGATCCCCTCTATGGCAATGGGGGAGACGGTAAGTTGCTAAGTCTTTGTCATTACCGGGTTGAGTTACCTGGTTTTTCAGCATCGATTGATGCGCCATGGCAATAG
- a CDS encoding 30S ribosomal protein S1, giving the protein MSEEFKERNGVEEGEASFAELFEQYSEGGGDDLNIGDKVSGQVIQVGETTIFVDTGTKLDGIVEREELLDEEGNCTVQEGDTVELYVVGKDSGGIKLSRALSGIGGIAMLEEAKSAGLPVEGNIDSTCKGGFNVTVMHRRAFCPVSQIDNRFVENPEEYVGKTLEFLITKLEQNGRNVVISRRTLLERETAQAMEAFTAESGVGDEIEGIVTRLAPFGAFVEIMPGLDGLVHISQISHGRIGHPEEAVSIGQKVKAKITSYEHDDKGRLKISLSMKELAQDPWETISATFTEGDKVTGKVVRLADFGAFVEIAPGIDGLVHVSEMSYTQRVHKPSDFVQEGQTVAVKIKSIDANARRIGLSMKDAEGDPWMDIEEKFQSGQKVTGIVEKHEQFGIFIQLEPGITGLLPKSVIARSEKPASFEKLHSGDSVDIIIAQVRAGERKISLTTGDVQDDGSWKEFAPKKQKTSLNTGGMGLLGAKLQEAMDKKK; this is encoded by the coding sequence GTGTCTGAAGAATTCAAGGAACGTAATGGCGTGGAAGAAGGCGAAGCCAGCTTCGCCGAACTGTTCGAACAGTACAGCGAAGGCGGCGGAGATGATCTGAACATAGGAGACAAAGTCTCCGGACAGGTTATACAAGTTGGCGAAACCACAATCTTCGTCGATACCGGCACTAAACTGGACGGCATTGTTGAAAGAGAAGAGCTTCTGGACGAAGAGGGAAACTGCACAGTCCAGGAAGGCGATACGGTAGAACTGTACGTTGTCGGCAAGGATTCCGGCGGAATCAAACTTTCCCGAGCATTGTCTGGTATCGGTGGTATCGCCATGCTGGAAGAAGCCAAAAGCGCAGGACTCCCGGTTGAAGGCAATATTGACTCAACCTGTAAAGGTGGTTTCAATGTTACTGTCATGCACCGTCGGGCATTTTGTCCTGTCAGTCAGATTGACAACCGCTTTGTGGAAAATCCAGAAGAGTATGTTGGCAAAACCCTCGAATTTCTCATTACCAAACTTGAACAGAATGGTCGCAATGTCGTCATCTCTCGACGCACCTTGCTGGAACGAGAGACTGCGCAGGCCATGGAAGCATTTACAGCGGAATCCGGAGTCGGCGATGAAATCGAAGGCATTGTGACCCGTCTCGCTCCATTTGGGGCCTTTGTGGAAATCATGCCGGGTTTGGATGGCTTGGTACATATCTCACAGATATCCCATGGCCGTATCGGACACCCGGAAGAAGCTGTTTCCATAGGGCAGAAGGTTAAGGCAAAAATTACAAGCTATGAACATGATGACAAAGGACGTCTTAAAATTTCCCTGTCCATGAAAGAACTCGCACAGGACCCGTGGGAAACAATTTCCGCGACGTTTACTGAAGGAGACAAAGTTACAGGCAAGGTTGTTCGCCTTGCTGATTTCGGCGCATTCGTTGAGATAGCACCCGGTATTGATGGCCTCGTGCATGTGTCTGAAATGAGCTACACGCAGCGGGTGCACAAACCTTCTGACTTTGTGCAGGAAGGTCAAACTGTTGCAGTCAAAATCAAATCCATAGATGCGAATGCGCGCCGCATCGGATTGTCCATGAAAGATGCCGAAGGTGACCCTTGGATGGATATTGAAGAGAAATTCCAGTCAGGACAAAAAGTCACAGGAATTGTGGAGAAGCACGAACAATTCGGGATATTCATTCAGCTGGAACCTGGAATAACAGGCCTTTTACCCAAGTCTGTTATTGCCCGCTCTGAAAAACCTGCCTCGTTTGAAAAACTCCACTCAGGGGACTCTGTTGATATTATTATTGCCCAGGTACGAGCTGGGGAAAGAAAGATATCTCTGACGACCGGAGATGTCCAAGATGATGGTTCTTGGAAAGAGTTTGCTCCAAAGAAACAAAAAACATCTCTCAATACTGGCGGTATGGGGCTTTTAGGAGCCAAATTGCAGGAAGCGATGGACAAGAAAAAATAA
- the ftsY gene encoding signal recognition particle-docking protein FtsY encodes MGFFSKLKKAWASPEDVAQQALDKYKKEQGLEIESRSVTSSSADSFQREDTGDVTSDATKQRSDAAPVPTEDWQAGLTLALRQAEPKLSQWLNIIVEGIEIKGPVLWDRLTFLFKALGAPASEAQEFVSQFDAWLTEMGYQAVSEFKSELQYRLALVLELEDEEDERDRLFLKLSEGISKTREQITKRIDSLLSSHSKLDDAFWEEFEEILIMADVGMEAATQLMENLKERARKAGTDDPEDFKDILRDELEDIFKVPPRIEAVNPPEVLMMVGVNGVGKTTTIAKLAHRAQMQGRKVLIAAGDTFRAAAIEQLEVWAQRIGAGFFAKAEGSDPAAVAYEAMDKAVNEGYDLLLLDTAGRLHTKVNLMEELKKIERVVGKKHEGAPHRCVLVIDATTGQNALSQTKLFNEAVGVDEIILTKLDGTAKGGVVVAVTLQNKLPITFVGLGEKMEDLRPFNGKDFAKALLT; translated from the coding sequence ATGGGATTCTTCAGCAAATTAAAAAAAGCCTGGGCGAGCCCGGAAGATGTGGCACAACAGGCGCTTGATAAATACAAGAAAGAACAAGGCCTTGAAATAGAATCCAGGTCTGTGACGTCGTCCAGCGCCGACTCTTTTCAGCGAGAGGACACAGGTGATGTGACCTCGGATGCCACAAAACAACGAAGTGATGCAGCTCCTGTCCCTACCGAAGACTGGCAGGCAGGGCTTACTCTAGCGTTACGCCAAGCCGAACCAAAACTCTCTCAATGGTTAAATATCATTGTGGAAGGCATTGAAATAAAAGGGCCTGTTCTTTGGGATCGGCTTACTTTTCTCTTCAAGGCACTCGGTGCTCCTGCTTCAGAAGCTCAAGAGTTTGTCAGTCAATTCGATGCATGGCTGACCGAAATGGGCTACCAGGCCGTTTCCGAATTCAAATCTGAACTGCAATATCGTTTGGCCCTGGTGCTAGAACTCGAAGATGAAGAAGATGAACGTGACCGTCTCTTTCTAAAACTCTCCGAAGGTATTTCCAAAACCAGAGAACAGATAACAAAACGTATTGACAGTTTGCTCTCTTCCCATTCAAAACTCGACGATGCCTTTTGGGAAGAATTTGAAGAGATTCTGATCATGGCAGATGTCGGTATGGAAGCAGCAACTCAACTCATGGAAAACCTCAAGGAACGAGCCCGCAAAGCCGGAACGGATGATCCTGAGGATTTTAAAGACATTCTGCGCGATGAGCTTGAGGATATTTTCAAAGTTCCTCCCCGAATTGAGGCTGTTAATCCTCCTGAAGTTTTGATGATGGTTGGCGTCAACGGAGTTGGCAAAACAACAACCATTGCCAAACTTGCTCACCGGGCGCAAATGCAGGGACGCAAGGTACTGATCGCAGCAGGTGATACATTCCGCGCTGCGGCCATCGAACAGCTTGAAGTATGGGCTCAACGCATTGGTGCCGGTTTCTTCGCCAAGGCAGAAGGAAGCGATCCGGCTGCTGTGGCATATGAAGCAATGGACAAGGCTGTCAACGAAGGGTACGACCTGCTTCTTCTCGATACAGCAGGTCGTTTGCATACTAAAGTAAACCTGATGGAAGAACTCAAAAAAATTGAACGTGTAGTTGGTAAAAAACATGAAGGGGCACCGCACCGCTGTGTCTTGGTTATTGATGCTACTACCGGGCAAAATGCTCTGTCACAAACAAAACTTTTTAATGAAGCGGTCGGCGTGGATGAAATCATATTGACCAAACTTGACGGAACAGCCAAGGGTGGCGTCGTGGTGGCCGTAACTCTTCAGAACAAACTTCCGATCACCTTTGTGGGACTCGGAGAAAAGATGGAAGATCTTCGCCCATTCAACGGCAAAGACTTTGCGAAAGCCTTACTCACTTAA
- the asnS gene encoding asparagine--tRNA ligase, which yields MKRTKIKHALNAETPMNEVLIKGWVRTKRESKDFSFIELNDGSCLMNIQAIIDHTPDILEVLEHVGTGASVAISGQLVESPGKGQKWEVRGQSLEVIGEADQETFPLQKKRHSDEFLRGIAHLRPRTNKYGAIFRLRSELAQAIHKFFADKDFFYIHTPVITGSDCEGAGEMFRVTSLPAGKGDTAENDFFGKPAHLTVSGQLSAEMFALSLGDVYTFGPTFRAENSNTARHAAEFWMVEPEMAFADIYDDMELGEEMIKYLVSHMLDTCASDIELFAQWVDKSLMATLETILESSFERLPYTEAIDILRKTKKKFDFPVEWGIDLQTEHERFLCEEKFKKPVYVYDYPKNIKPFYMRMNDDGKTVAAMDCLVPRIGEIIGGSQREERLDVLISRMDEMHLDKEEYWWYLDSRRFGSAPHAGFGMGFERMLMLVTGVANIRDVMPFPRTPKSLEF from the coding sequence ATGAAACGAACTAAAATAAAGCACGCATTAAACGCAGAAACTCCTATGAATGAGGTTTTGATAAAAGGGTGGGTTCGCACTAAAAGAGAGAGTAAAGATTTCTCCTTTATTGAGCTAAATGATGGGTCCTGCCTTATGAATATTCAAGCCATAATAGATCACACACCTGATATACTTGAAGTGTTGGAACATGTTGGAACTGGGGCTTCCGTTGCTATTTCCGGACAACTCGTCGAATCTCCGGGCAAAGGGCAGAAGTGGGAAGTGCGTGGTCAATCACTGGAAGTCATCGGCGAAGCAGATCAGGAAACATTCCCGTTGCAAAAAAAGAGGCATAGTGACGAGTTCTTGCGGGGAATAGCTCATCTACGGCCGCGTACAAACAAATACGGTGCGATTTTTAGACTTCGTTCAGAGTTGGCACAGGCTATCCACAAGTTCTTTGCCGATAAGGATTTTTTTTATATCCATACCCCTGTCATAACCGGTTCAGACTGCGAAGGAGCAGGGGAGATGTTCCGTGTGACAAGTTTGCCTGCCGGTAAAGGTGATACGGCAGAAAATGATTTTTTTGGGAAACCTGCACATTTGACTGTGTCAGGACAGTTATCAGCAGAAATGTTCGCCCTTTCTCTCGGAGATGTGTATACTTTTGGCCCTACATTCCGGGCGGAAAACTCAAATACGGCTCGTCATGCGGCTGAATTCTGGATGGTAGAGCCAGAGATGGCCTTTGCAGATATTTACGATGATATGGAGCTAGGAGAGGAGATGATAAAATATCTTGTCTCTCACATGTTGGATACCTGTGCCTCGGATATAGAACTCTTTGCTCAATGGGTTGATAAATCATTGATGGCAACACTGGAGACAATTCTTGAGAGTTCTTTTGAGCGTCTTCCATATACAGAAGCCATCGATATTTTACGTAAAACAAAAAAGAAGTTTGATTTCCCTGTAGAGTGGGGGATCGACTTGCAAACAGAACATGAACGGTTTCTGTGTGAAGAGAAGTTTAAAAAACCTGTCTATGTTTATGATTACCCCAAGAATATTAAGCCTTTTTATATGAGAATGAATGATGATGGTAAGACCGTTGCAGCAATGGATTGCCTCGTCCCTCGAATTGGAGAGATTATTGGTGGAAGTCAACGTGAGGAGCGATTGGATGTTTTGATTTCCCGAATGGATGAGATGCACCTCGATAAAGAAGAGTATTGGTGGTATCTTGATTCTCGTCGTTTTGGCTCCGCTCCGCACGCTGGTTTTGGCATGGGGTTCGAGAGAATGCTCATGCTTGTAACAGGAGTGGCCAACATTAGGGATGTTATGCCATTCCCCAGGACTCCCAAGAGTCTCGAATTTTAA
- the tnpA gene encoding IS200/IS605 family transposase gives MKCNSSLCHTKWDCKYHVVWIPKCRRKVLFGKLKNYLGEVFHKLARQRECMILEGHLCIDHVHMYIAIPPKYSVAQVVGYIKGKSAIHIAREVQNRARGFAGQSFWARGYYVTTVGRDEKVIREYIRKQEHEDKRVEQLKFRL, from the coding sequence ATGAAGTGCAATTCAAGCCTATGCCATACAAAATGGGACTGCAAGTATCATGTTGTGTGGATACCGAAATGTCGGCGTAAGGTATTGTTTGGCAAGTTGAAAAACTACTTGGGCGAGGTGTTCCACAAGCTCGCACGTCAACGTGAATGTATGATTTTGGAAGGGCATTTATGCATTGATCATGTGCATATGTACATCGCCATTCCTCCCAAATACTCTGTGGCACAAGTAGTTGGTTATATAAAAGGTAAGAGCGCAATACACATAGCGCGTGAAGTCCAAAATCGCGCAAGGGGATTTGCAGGGCAAAGCTTCTGGGCGCGTGGTTACTATGTGACCACGGTTGGACGAGACGAAAAGGTAATAAGGGAATACATCCGCAAACAAGAACATGAAGACAAGCGGGTGGAGCAGTTGAAATTCCGCCTTTAG